In one window of Rhodopseudomonas palustris HaA2 DNA:
- a CDS encoding Flp family type IVb pilin, producing MKTIFARFVKDESGATAIEYGLIAAGIALAIIAVINGMGTKLNTAFTSINTALK from the coding sequence ATGAAGACCATTTTCGCTCGTTTCGTTAAGGACGAATCCGGCGCCACCGCCATCGAATACGGCCTGATCGCCGCCGGCATCGCGCTGGCCATCATCGCCGTCATCAACGGCATGGGCACCAAGCTGAACACCGCCTTCACGAGCATCAACACCGCGCTCAAGTAA